The proteins below come from a single Gemmatimonadota bacterium genomic window:
- the lepB gene encoding signal peptidase I has product MAANKPAKPKNSVAAARGGGAGFSLRRFWESFKSLAGTVAIFLVLRTFFIEAYRIPSGSMIPSLLIADWLFVNKAVFGPHVPFTSINLPGYAEPSRGDVVVFESPYQGDEAERGEDPTPTLVKRLIGMPGDTLYGREGVVYVNGIAQRQGYASPEQTKGDPHYVSALFDWQKKIGLTASRFGAAPTQPELDHWGPFIVPAGYYWMMGDNRYDSKDSRYWGFVPRRNLRGRPLFVYYSYVPGNESDRAMSFLTDIRWSRLGHWIK; this is encoded by the coding sequence GTGGCCGCTAACAAACCCGCCAAGCCCAAGAACAGCGTTGCTGCCGCGCGCGGCGGCGGTGCTGGGTTCAGCCTCCGCCGATTCTGGGAATCGTTCAAGTCGCTCGCCGGCACCGTCGCGATTTTCCTGGTGTTGCGGACCTTCTTCATTGAGGCGTACCGCATTCCGTCGGGGAGCATGATTCCGTCGCTCCTCATTGCCGACTGGCTCTTTGTGAACAAGGCCGTGTTTGGACCGCACGTGCCATTTACCTCGATCAACCTGCCGGGCTACGCCGAACCGAGCCGCGGCGACGTGGTGGTATTCGAGTCGCCCTATCAGGGCGACGAAGCTGAGCGGGGTGAGGATCCCACGCCGACGCTGGTGAAGCGTCTCATCGGGATGCCGGGCGACACGCTCTATGGGCGCGAGGGTGTGGTGTACGTCAACGGCATCGCACAGCGGCAGGGGTACGCGTCGCCCGAGCAGACCAAGGGCGACCCGCACTACGTCTCGGCGCTGTTCGACTGGCAGAAAAAAATTGGTCTCACCGCGTCGCGCTTTGGCGCCGCCCCCACGCAACCGGAACTCGACCATTGGGGGCCGTTCATCGTGCCCGCCGGTTATTACTGGATGATGGGCGACAATCGCTACGACTCCAAAGACAGTCGCTACTGGGGTTTTGTGCCGCGGCGCAACCTGCGTGGCCGGCCGTTGTTCGTGTACTACTCGTACGTGCCGGGCAACGAAAGTGATCGGGCGATGTCATTCTTGACTGACATCCGCTGGTCGCGCCTTGGCCACTGGATCAAGTAG
- a CDS encoding carboxypeptidase regulatory-like domain-containing protein — translation MAPLLRTLLLAISLSAAGARLAAQTVRGVVVLRDSTTPLIGAIVAALASNGSTAARALSGERGEFTLKLPAPGRYTLRVLRIGYRPSPGPVLEMAGSATESVRLVFSGDAITLTAVTVRGRNECRVRPDTGLLVAQLWEEARKAMLASQLSTSGAPLHADWVEYDRTLDPTGKIVRDQRVRTASHPTTHAFKSLAPELLAANGYVLNDSTGVEFHAPDANVLLSDSFAATHCLRLAPEGDRALIGVAFQPATERKGFHDIEGTLWIDRASAELRRLEFHYTSLPSAADNTDAGGRLDFLRLGGGDWVISAWTVRMPKLVPRDKYAEGGTRKVIRAASNDVVKAIQITGGEVNRVMRGDSTLHFVDGSRLDFRVVSHDSVVPAAGTIITLDGTDYTTETDESGYALLWPLLAGRYTARIRAPILDSLGVPPIARELDARLTTRTDSITLPSAQEALLRACPKDSVMYGEGMVRGFVRDEHARPLAHAAVTVTWQRYFRITGDQLGWNEQTIGALTDDRGMWRTCGVPRDTLLVVRVLADSGSDRRTTKLGLPQAFGSVDLVARVTHTLIAEREHRPTALVELFVTSLDGVPLANVALEVTAPGGTTRKLITGPSGRALVPDVAPGLLKVEAKRIGFKPGKLALTVEPGRNTAPIVLSETTAPQLDTVRVMGGRKVAGRLDEFETRKLNHDASASIGRAEIEKRNAPQAWHLLMNVPSMKIIQTGPVVTAESNRAMIMGQPCYMNVLVDGIPMAQTADIYGKLQPINLNDLPPMSDIHGIEVFAGSARIPLRYAGEGGGKWCGLILVWTR, via the coding sequence CCTCGCGGCACAAACCGTGCGCGGTGTGGTCGTGTTGCGTGACAGTACTACGCCGCTCATCGGCGCCATTGTCGCGGCGCTCGCCTCCAATGGCAGTACTGCGGCGCGCGCACTGTCTGGCGAGCGGGGAGAGTTCACACTCAAACTGCCAGCACCCGGCCGCTACACATTGCGCGTGTTGCGCATCGGCTACCGGCCGTCACCGGGGCCCGTGCTCGAGATGGCGGGCAGTGCAACGGAATCCGTGCGGCTCGTCTTCAGCGGCGACGCCATCACGCTCACGGCGGTCACCGTGCGCGGGCGCAACGAGTGCCGCGTACGTCCGGACACCGGCCTGCTCGTCGCACAACTCTGGGAAGAAGCGCGCAAGGCGATGCTCGCTTCACAACTCAGCACCAGCGGCGCACCGCTCCACGCGGACTGGGTGGAGTACGACCGTACCCTCGACCCCACCGGCAAAATTGTGCGCGATCAACGCGTGCGGACCGCGAGTCACCCCACCACGCATGCTTTCAAGAGCCTCGCTCCTGAGCTACTCGCTGCAAACGGCTACGTGCTCAATGACTCCACCGGTGTGGAGTTTCACGCGCCGGATGCAAACGTGCTGCTCTCCGATTCGTTTGCAGCCACACACTGCCTGCGACTCGCGCCCGAGGGTGATCGCGCGCTCATTGGCGTGGCATTTCAGCCGGCCACCGAGCGCAAAGGGTTTCACGACATCGAAGGCACGCTATGGATTGACCGCGCCAGCGCCGAACTGCGCCGCCTCGAGTTCCACTACACCTCACTTCCTTCCGCCGCCGACAACACCGACGCGGGCGGGCGTCTCGATTTCCTCCGACTCGGCGGCGGCGACTGGGTGATCAGCGCCTGGACCGTGCGCATGCCCAAGCTCGTGCCGCGCGACAAGTACGCGGAGGGCGGCACACGCAAAGTCATTCGCGCCGCGTCCAATGACGTGGTGAAAGCCATCCAGATTACCGGCGGCGAAGTGAACCGCGTGATGCGCGGTGATTCCACGCTTCATTTTGTGGACGGCTCGCGTTTGGATTTTCGCGTCGTCTCGCACGACTCTGTCGTGCCCGCCGCTGGCACCATCATCACGCTCGACGGCACCGATTACACGACGGAAACAGACGAGTCGGGCTACGCGCTGCTCTGGCCGCTGCTCGCGGGTCGCTACACGGCCCGCATTCGCGCGCCCATTCTCGACTCGCTCGGTGTGCCGCCGATTGCGCGGGAACTCGACGCACGCCTCACCACGCGCACGGATTCTATTACGCTACCGAGTGCGCAAGAAGCGTTGCTGCGCGCCTGCCCAAAGGATTCCGTGATGTACGGCGAGGGGATGGTACGCGGCTTTGTGCGCGACGAACATGCGCGGCCATTGGCACACGCCGCCGTCACCGTGACGTGGCAGCGCTATTTTCGCATCACCGGCGATCAACTCGGGTGGAATGAGCAAACCATTGGCGCGCTGACCGACGACCGCGGGATGTGGCGCACCTGTGGTGTGCCGCGCGACACGCTGCTGGTGGTGCGCGTGCTCGCCGATTCTGGATCCGACCGGCGCACAACGAAGCTTGGGCTGCCACAAGCATTTGGCAGCGTGGACTTGGTGGCGCGCGTAACGCACACACTCATCGCCGAGCGCGAACACCGGCCGACGGCGCTGGTTGAGTTGTTCGTGACGAGCCTCGACGGTGTACCGCTCGCCAATGTCGCACTCGAGGTCACGGCGCCAGGCGGCACCACGCGAAAACTGATTACCGGGCCGAGTGGCCGCGCGCTCGTGCCAGATGTGGCGCCGGGGTTGCTCAAGGTCGAAGCCAAGCGCATCGGATTCAAGCCAGGGAAACTCGCGCTCACGGTGGAGCCCGGGCGGAACACGGCGCCGATCGTGCTCAGCGAAACCACCGCGCCGCAACTCGACACTGTGCGCGTCATGGGCGGCCGGAAAGTGGCGGGGCGGCTCGATGAGTTTGAAACGCGGAAACTCAACCACGACGCATCCGCGTCGATTGGCCGCGCCGAAATCGAGAAGCGCAACGCACCTCAGGCGTGGCATTTGCTGATGAACGTGCCGTCAATGAAGATCATTCAGACGGGGCCGGTCGTCACGGCGGAATCGAATCGGGCCATGATCATGGGCCAGCCCTGCTACATGAACGTGCTCGTCGATGGCATTCCGATGGCACAAACGGCCGACATCTACGGCAAGCTGCAGCCGATCAACTTGAACGACCTGCCGCCGATGTCGGACATTCACGGCATCGAAGTGTTTGCCGGCAGTGCGCGGATACCGCTCCGATACGCGGGCGAGGGCGGCGGGAAGTGGTGTGGGTTGATTCTTGTTTGGACGCGCTGA
- a CDS encoding penicillin acylase family protein encodes MRAFRMLAVVVAFLGASAQAQSGAAAQALAERAASRLARLDGTVTLTGLDSAVEVRRDGFGVPHIYAKTQHDLFFAQGYVVAQDRLFQMEMWRRMGEGRLAEVLGADAVGRDRIARLLTYRGDWNAEYNSYASDARAILDAFTLGVNARIAEVRERPPIEFDLLGIKPEPWTRDVPLQRMAALSMTSNALTELMRARLVAALGAERVDQLFPAEPARKHDPVRGLDYTGIDPAIFSDFADAQGGITYPKIVGSNNWVVSGKKTASGKPLLANDPHRTIQNPSLRYLTHLVGPGWNVIGAGEPGVPGVAAGHNEAIAFGFTIVGMDQQDVYVESVRPCAQTAAASSAPAGARCYFNHGGWVPVRAIADTIRVKGAAPRAVTLEFTEHGPIVAEDTARKRAFALKFVGTEPGTAGYMASLSLNRAQNWPAFVDAARRWRLPTENLIYADTAGHIGWIASGLMPIRSWSGLLPVPGDGRYEWQGFLDVKELPQKFDPDSGIIVTANNNILPPGYTKPLNYEWAAPYRANRVRAMLDSGKKFTAEDFKRLQHDEYSTPAAELVPVLLGIADKKGFGDRADVATLRTWDFVMRADQAAPAIFEAWTMEVRRRLLNVLLPSELAIGVGRIFDAETLTDLVRGGDGRLGTQSSSARDTLVIAALDAAVATLTQQLGADQSAWKWGDLHQAKFPHPFVPSFDLPSVRRGGDGQTVNATGGSGWAQSAGASFREIIDLANWDNSWATSTPGQSGQPGSPHYGDLLALWGRGEYFPLNYSRAKVEAATVHLLRLEPK; translated from the coding sequence GTGCGCGCCTTTCGCATGCTGGCAGTAGTGGTGGCCTTTCTTGGCGCGAGCGCGCAGGCGCAGTCAGGGGCGGCCGCTCAGGCCTTGGCTGAGCGCGCTGCGTCGCGACTGGCGCGCCTCGACGGCACCGTGACCCTCACCGGGCTCGACAGTGCGGTGGAAGTGCGCCGTGACGGTTTTGGCGTGCCGCACATCTACGCCAAGACGCAACACGACTTGTTCTTTGCGCAGGGCTACGTCGTGGCCCAAGACCGTCTGTTCCAGATGGAAATGTGGCGGCGGATGGGTGAAGGCCGGCTGGCCGAGGTGCTCGGCGCTGACGCGGTGGGCCGTGATCGCATTGCCCGCCTCCTCACCTATCGCGGCGACTGGAACGCCGAGTACAACAGCTATGCGAGCGACGCACGGGCCATCCTGGACGCCTTCACGCTGGGGGTGAATGCGCGCATCGCCGAGGTGCGCGAGCGCCCGCCGATTGAGTTCGACTTACTCGGCATCAAGCCGGAGCCGTGGACGCGGGACGTGCCGTTGCAGCGGATGGCCGCGCTCTCCATGACCAGCAACGCCCTCACCGAGCTCATGCGTGCGCGGCTCGTGGCCGCGCTGGGTGCCGAACGGGTGGATCAGCTCTTCCCGGCCGAGCCGGCGCGCAAGCACGATCCAGTGCGCGGGCTCGACTATACGGGAATCGATCCAGCGATCTTCTCGGATTTTGCCGACGCGCAGGGCGGCATTACCTACCCGAAAATCGTCGGTTCCAATAACTGGGTCGTAAGCGGCAAAAAGACGGCGAGCGGCAAGCCGCTCCTCGCCAACGATCCGCATCGCACCATCCAGAATCCGTCGTTGCGGTATCTCACGCACCTCGTGGGGCCTGGCTGGAATGTGATTGGCGCCGGCGAGCCGGGTGTGCCGGGAGTGGCCGCGGGGCATAACGAGGCGATCGCGTTCGGCTTTACGATTGTGGGGATGGACCAGCAGGATGTGTATGTGGAGTCGGTGCGTCCGTGCGCGCAGACCGCGGCGGCGAGCAGTGCGCCAGCGGGCGCGCGCTGCTACTTCAATCACGGCGGCTGGGTGCCGGTGCGCGCGATTGCCGACACGATTCGCGTGAAAGGCGCCGCACCGCGCGCGGTGACGCTGGAGTTCACCGAGCACGGGCCGATTGTGGCTGAGGACACGGCGCGCAAGCGTGCGTTCGCGCTGAAGTTTGTGGGAACGGAGCCTGGGACGGCTGGCTATATGGCCTCGCTCTCGCTGAACCGCGCGCAGAACTGGCCCGCGTTCGTGGACGCCGCACGCCGGTGGCGGTTGCCGACGGAGAATCTCATTTACGCGGACACAGCCGGTCATATCGGCTGGATTGCGAGCGGGTTGATGCCGATTCGTAGTTGGAGCGGGCTCCTCCCCGTGCCGGGCGATGGGCGCTACGAATGGCAGGGCTTTCTCGACGTCAAGGAACTACCCCAGAAGTTCGATCCCGACAGCGGGATCATTGTCACTGCGAATAACAACATTTTGCCGCCTGGCTACACCAAGCCGCTTAACTACGAGTGGGCCGCCCCCTACCGCGCCAATCGCGTGCGGGCGATGCTCGACAGCGGCAAGAAATTCACCGCCGAGGACTTCAAGCGTCTGCAGCACGACGAGTATTCGACGCCTGCGGCGGAACTGGTACCGGTGTTGCTCGGGATTGCCGACAAAAAGGGATTCGGTGATCGCGCAGATGTGGCGACGCTCCGCACGTGGGATTTTGTGATGCGGGCCGATCAGGCCGCGCCGGCGATTTTCGAGGCGTGGACGATGGAAGTGCGGCGTCGGCTCCTCAACGTGTTGTTGCCGAGCGAGCTCGCCATTGGCGTGGGGCGGATATTTGACGCGGAGACGCTCACCGATCTGGTGCGCGGCGGCGACGGGCGGCTCGGTACGCAAAGCAGTTCGGCGCGCGACACGTTAGTGATTGCCGCGCTCGATGCGGCGGTGGCCACGCTCACGCAGCAACTCGGGGCCGATCAGAGCGCCTGGAAATGGGGCGATCTGCATCAGGCCAAGTTCCCGCACCCGTTTGTGCCGAGCTTTGATCTGCCCAGCGTGCGTCGTGGCGGTGATGGACAGACGGTGAACGCGACCGGTGGTAGCGGATGGGCGCAGTCTGCCGGCGCGAGTTTTCGCGAGATTATCGATCTGGCCAACTGGGATAACTCGTGGGCGACGAGTACCCCCGGCCAGAGCGGACAGCCGGGAAGCCCGCATTACGGTGACCTGCTCGCGCTGTGGGGACGCGGCGAGTATTTCCCGCTCAACTACTCTCGAGCGAAAGTCGAAGCGGCCACGGTGCATCTGCTCCGGCTCGAACCCAAGTAA
- a CDS encoding RidA family protein, protein MKNLRLMQWTRGLVLVMALPLAAAAQNSVQFLQPYGPTTRPFSPATRVGNTLYLAGQVGTAADAKGSAIVPGGIAAETKQVMLNIKDVLEKSGSDMEHVAKCTVFMADMKEWDAMNEVYRTFFKDGKFPARSAFGTSGLALNARVEIECIAVVK, encoded by the coding sequence ATGAAAAATCTGCGACTGATGCAATGGACCCGTGGGCTGGTGCTCGTGATGGCATTGCCGCTGGCGGCCGCCGCGCAGAACAGTGTGCAGTTTCTGCAACCGTACGGCCCAACGACGCGCCCGTTCTCGCCGGCGACGCGTGTAGGGAACACACTGTATCTCGCGGGGCAGGTGGGCACCGCCGCCGATGCCAAGGGCAGCGCGATCGTGCCGGGCGGGATTGCCGCAGAGACCAAGCAGGTAATGCTGAACATCAAGGACGTCCTCGAAAAATCCGGCAGTGACATGGAGCATGTGGCCAAGTGCACCGTGTTCATGGCGGACATGAAAGAGTGGGACGCGATGAACGAGGTGTATCGCACGTTCTTCAAGGACGGCAAGTTTCCGGCGCGGAGCGCGTTTGGCACGAGCGGCCTCGCCTTGAATGCACGGGTGGAAATCGAATGCATTGCGGTGGTGAAATAG
- a CDS encoding SWIB/MDM2 domain-containing protein, translating to MHNMFVHPILSRRFSMAAKKKAAKKTVKKVAKKPVKKAAKRKPNAAFMKPLTLSAALGAVVGAKPIPRTEIVKQLWVYIKKNGLQDKKNRRNINLDDKMKAVFGNKAQITMFDLAKGIGKHVK from the coding sequence ATGCACAACATGTTCGTTCACCCCATCCTCTCGAGGAGATTTTCGATGGCTGCCAAGAAAAAGGCTGCGAAGAAGACGGTCAAGAAGGTCGCGAAGAAGCCGGTGAAGAAGGCTGCGAAGCGCAAGCCGAACGCCGCGTTCATGAAGCCGCTGACCCTGAGCGCTGCGCTCGGCGCCGTGGTCGGTGCCAAGCCGATCCCGCGCACTGAGATCGTCAAGCAGCTGTGGGTGTACATCAAGAAGAACGGCCTCCAGGACAAGAAGAACCGTCGTAACATCAACCTGGACGACAAGATGAAGGCCGTGTTCGGCAACAAGGCGCAGATCACGATGTTCGATCTCGCCAAGGGAATCGGCAAGCACGTCAAGTAG
- a CDS encoding alpha/beta hydrolase family protein, giving the protein MSVLASGRVARRLFVVALLLTIAPHRASAQSRPSVAPSVAPSVAPPRTATPRSSARRSAARGTAAGTVRTDTLWAQALGARKALVVYLPPSYGKNKTRRYPVAYYLHGAGGNERNWVEKVALATVMDSLVAAGMPEMIIAMPDADDSYYTTYNTLIDLATCKKMLPEGMNPDHDCVAWPHYDDYIAFDVVRHVDGRYRTRADRAHRALGGLSMGGYGAVALALQYPTLFRAAASHSGVLWPLERAPDAFVKVLPHTDSVRATIDELRRGPRGERARLIFGADSTAWFARDPVHMLDRLRAAGTPLPALFADCGTDDALVEQSRAFRDALAARGVPLEYHEWPGAHSWPYWRDHLAQSLSWVAEHIAK; this is encoded by the coding sequence GTGAGTGTGTTGGCGTCAGGTCGTGTGGCGCGCCGCCTGTTCGTGGTGGCGCTGCTGCTGACGATCGCGCCACACCGCGCGAGTGCGCAGTCGCGTCCGAGCGTCGCTCCGAGCGTCGCTCCGAGCGTCGCTCCGCCGCGCACGGCGACGCCTCGCTCATCCGCGCGCCGCTCCGCCGCTCGTGGAACCGCCGCCGGCACCGTGCGCACCGACACGCTTTGGGCACAAGCGCTCGGCGCTCGCAAAGCGCTCGTGGTGTACCTGCCGCCGTCGTACGGAAAGAACAAAACGCGGCGATACCCCGTGGCGTACTACCTGCACGGGGCCGGCGGGAATGAGCGGAACTGGGTGGAGAAAGTCGCGCTCGCCACCGTCATGGACTCGCTGGTGGCCGCGGGCATGCCAGAGATGATCATCGCTATGCCCGACGCCGATGACTCGTACTACACGACGTACAACACGCTCATCGACCTCGCGACGTGCAAGAAGATGCTCCCCGAGGGGATGAATCCCGACCACGACTGCGTGGCGTGGCCGCATTACGACGACTACATCGCGTTTGACGTCGTGCGCCACGTGGACGGCAGGTATCGGACTCGCGCGGACCGTGCGCATCGCGCCTTAGGTGGTCTCTCAATGGGTGGCTACGGCGCGGTGGCGCTTGCCCTGCAATACCCCACGTTGTTTCGTGCCGCCGCATCGCACTCGGGCGTGCTCTGGCCGCTCGAACGCGCGCCAGACGCGTTTGTGAAAGTGTTGCCGCACACCGACTCGGTGCGCGCGACCATCGACGAGCTCCGCCGCGGCCCGCGTGGCGAACGCGCGCGACTCATCTTTGGCGCGGACAGCACCGCGTGGTTTGCGCGCGATCCGGTCCATATGCTCGATCGGTTGCGCGCGGCGGGCACGCCACTGCCAGCGTTGTTCGCCGATTGTGGGACGGATGATGCGCTCGTCGAACAGTCGCGGGCGTTCCGTGATGCACTCGCGGCGCGCGGCGTGCCATTGGAGTATCACGAATGGCCCGGGGCACACAGTTGGCCCTACTGGCGCGATCACCTGGCACAAAGCCTCTCGTGGGTGGCGGAGCACATCGCGAAGTGA
- a CDS encoding BrxA/BrxB family bacilliredoxin: protein MHVMMYDERMVTPMRQELTRHGIDELRSAADVEAVMKEQKGTALVVVNSVCGCAARMMRPAVALALQHTVKPDHMYTVFAGQDVDATKQARTYFTGYAPSSPQIAMFKDGKLVTMIERYQIEGRPTEDIAADLVVAFDKYCGA, encoded by the coding sequence ATGCACGTCATGATGTACGATGAGCGGATGGTGACCCCGATGCGTCAGGAACTCACGCGCCACGGTATCGACGAGCTGCGCTCAGCCGCCGACGTGGAAGCGGTGATGAAGGAACAGAAGGGAACGGCGCTGGTGGTGGTCAACTCCGTGTGCGGATGCGCCGCGCGTATGATGCGTCCGGCGGTAGCGTTGGCGTTGCAGCACACGGTGAAGCCCGACCACATGTACACGGTGTTCGCTGGTCAGGATGTGGACGCCACCAAGCAGGCGCGCACGTACTTCACGGGCTATGCGCCGAGTTCGCCGCAGATCGCGATGTTCAAGGACGGCAAGCTCGTGACGATGATCGAGCGGTATCAGATTGAAGGGCGCCCGACGGAAGACATCGCGGCGGATCTGGTGGTGGCCTTCGATAAATACTGCGGCGCGTGA
- a CDS encoding M24 family metallopeptidase, whose protein sequence is MLPTRQYLLVATTCLAAAALPAQDAPKARSVAPAPTARTLPAAERPFGTLKEQAKVQQEWLQKRLDGTLPALMRKHGIDLWVVPMREYNEDPVFASITAPETMAARRRTIYVFFDKCAAANQAPKPDCVERIALGGTSQGGVFTARRSTKPVVAAVGGRQAELWGDEQWRALKQLIDEKNPKVIGIDRSKTFAFSDGLSSGELQGMSEALGDKWNAKLKDAEGLPLELIASRLPEEELFFRKMTTKVWEMTQEMFSARVIVPGKTKTSDLVWWWRQRVNDQGLGTWFQPSIEVQRKGKTSEEMGEDPVIQRGDVLHCDVGITVARLNTDTQHNAYVLLPGETDAPAGLKKALANANAMQDIAMEEITPGRTGNEILRSMLERMKSKGIDGTMYSHPIGMNGHGAGPLIGLWDYQDGVPGRGDAKVIPSMWFSIELQATTPVPEWGGQPVRMAQEEDMIVGADGVPKWALRRQDKLFLVR, encoded by the coding sequence ATGTTGCCGACCCGTCAGTACCTGCTTGTGGCCACGACTTGTTTGGCGGCCGCCGCACTTCCCGCGCAGGATGCACCGAAGGCGCGCTCGGTGGCCCCTGCGCCCACGGCTCGTACGCTTCCCGCTGCCGAGCGACCGTTCGGCACGCTCAAGGAGCAGGCGAAAGTCCAGCAAGAGTGGCTGCAGAAGCGACTCGACGGCACGCTGCCGGCGTTGATGCGCAAGCATGGCATTGATCTGTGGGTCGTGCCGATGCGCGAGTACAACGAGGATCCCGTGTTCGCGTCGATTACGGCACCCGAGACAATGGCCGCACGCCGCCGCACGATCTATGTGTTCTTTGATAAGTGCGCCGCCGCCAATCAGGCGCCGAAGCCCGACTGCGTGGAACGCATCGCCCTCGGCGGCACGTCGCAGGGCGGGGTATTCACGGCGCGTCGCTCGACCAAGCCGGTGGTGGCCGCGGTGGGTGGCCGTCAGGCGGAACTGTGGGGCGACGAGCAATGGCGGGCGCTCAAACAGCTCATCGACGAAAAGAATCCAAAAGTCATCGGCATTGACCGGTCCAAGACCTTTGCATTCAGCGACGGCCTCTCGAGCGGTGAACTGCAGGGGATGAGCGAAGCGCTTGGCGACAAATGGAACGCCAAGCTCAAGGACGCCGAAGGATTGCCACTCGAACTGATTGCGTCGCGCCTGCCGGAGGAGGAACTGTTTTTCCGGAAGATGACCACAAAAGTGTGGGAGATGACGCAGGAGATGTTCTCGGCCCGGGTGATTGTGCCGGGCAAGACCAAAACAAGCGACCTCGTGTGGTGGTGGCGCCAGCGCGTGAATGATCAGGGGCTGGGGACCTGGTTCCAGCCGAGCATTGAAGTGCAGCGGAAGGGCAAGACATCGGAGGAGATGGGTGAGGATCCGGTCATCCAGCGCGGCGACGTGCTGCACTGTGATGTAGGGATCACCGTGGCGCGGCTGAACACCGACACGCAGCACAACGCCTATGTGTTACTGCCTGGCGAAACAGACGCACCGGCCGGGCTGAAGAAGGCGCTGGCGAATGCCAACGCCATGCAGGACATTGCCATGGAAGAGATTACGCCTGGGCGCACTGGGAACGAAATCCTCAGGTCGATGCTTGAGAGGATGAAATCGAAGGGGATCGACGGCACGATGTATTCGCATCCCATCGGGATGAACGGCCACGGGGCCGGGCCGCTCATCGGACTGTGGGACTATCAGGACGGTGTGCCCGGGCGCGGGGACGCCAAGGTGATTCCGTCGATGTGGTTCTCGATTGAGCTGCAGGCCACGACGCCGGTGCCCGAGTGGGGAGGCCAGCCGGTGAGGATGGCGCAGGAAGAGGATATGATTGTAGGGGCGGACGGCGTGCCAAAATGGGCGTTGCGTCGGCAGGATAAATTGTTCTTGGTGCGGTGA
- a CDS encoding deoxyribonuclease IV — MSTRYIGAHTSDAGGFVMAVRRAAAANMRALQLFTAPPTYYGDKVTIKPPKAAAFAAALAEAGIEPRHVMVHSAYVLNTASNEPEKAARAANGLAKELERSTALGVMGCCFHPGSSGDGDPGEACDRVGDAIAHALAAVPETAGGTRVLIENTAGAGRTMGRSAEEIARMLARVPAALRHRTGYGLDTCHLFASGHDLTSSAEAQRATLDAFEQRIGERPAFFHLNDSQHPFGSNKDRHALIGAGAIGAEPFRWLLADSRAEGIPLILETPNDRDETADDDATADPADVRMMELLAAFVAG; from the coding sequence ATGAGCACTCGATACATCGGCGCACACACGAGCGACGCCGGCGGATTTGTGATGGCGGTCCGCCGCGCCGCCGCCGCCAACATGCGCGCGCTGCAGCTCTTTACCGCCCCGCCTACCTACTACGGCGACAAGGTCACGATCAAGCCACCCAAGGCGGCGGCCTTCGCGGCGGCGCTCGCGGAAGCAGGCATTGAGCCACGCCACGTGATGGTGCACTCGGCCTATGTGCTCAACACGGCATCGAACGAGCCGGAAAAGGCGGCGCGCGCGGCGAACGGGCTCGCCAAGGAACTCGAGCGCTCAACGGCGCTCGGTGTGATGGGCTGTTGTTTTCACCCCGGTTCCTCGGGGGACGGCGACCCCGGCGAGGCGTGCGACCGCGTGGGCGACGCCATCGCGCACGCGCTGGCGGCCGTGCCGGAGACGGCAGGCGGGACGCGCGTGCTCATTGAGAACACGGCCGGCGCTGGGCGCACGATGGGTCGGAGCGCCGAGGAGATTGCTCGGATGCTCGCGCGCGTGCCGGCCGCGCTCCGCCACCGCACGGGGTACGGTCTCGATACCTGTCACCTGTTTGCGAGCGGACACGATCTCACCTCGAGCGCCGAGGCGCAGCGCGCGACGCTCGACGCGTTTGAGCAGCGGATCGGGGAGCGCCCGGCGTTTTTTCACCTGAACGATTCGCAACATCCGTTTGGGAGCAACAAGGATCGGCACGCCCTGATTGGCGCCGGCGCCATTGGGGCGGAGCCATTTCGCTGGCTGTTGGCGGATTCGCGCGCCGAGGGAATTCCGCTGATTCTCGAAACGCCGAACGACCGCGACGAGACGGCGGACGACGACGCCACGGCCGATCCGGCCGATGTGCGGATGATGGAATTGCTTGCCGCGTTTGTCGCGGGCTAA
- a CDS encoding co-chaperone GroES family protein — MKQQMKKGKKHLIVVGDRVLIQIEDGEERSKVGLYLPATAVDSQAVQGGTIIATGPGMALPAVEEHLDEPWRITGSRDTKHVPMQARVGDYALFFRKASVEITFENERYLVVPQAAILTLSRDKE, encoded by the coding sequence GTGAAACAGCAGATGAAGAAAGGCAAAAAACACTTAATCGTCGTTGGCGACCGCGTCCTTATTCAGATTGAGGATGGCGAGGAGCGCTCGAAGGTGGGGTTGTACCTCCCCGCCACGGCGGTGGATAGTCAGGCGGTGCAGGGAGGGACGATCATCGCGACCGGACCGGGGATGGCGTTGCCGGCTGTTGAGGAGCATCTCGACGAGCCGTGGCGCATTACGGGGTCGCGCGACACGAAGCACGTTCCGATGCAGGCGCGCGTGGGCGACTACGCGCTGTTCTTCCGCAAAGCTTCGGTGGAGATCACGTTCGAGAACGAACGCTATCTCGTGGTGCCGCAGGCGGCGATTTTGACACTCTCGCGAGACAAGGAGTAG